In Alteromonas sp. V450, the following proteins share a genomic window:
- the soxR gene encoding redox-sensitive transcriptional activator SoxR, which produces MAPEPLVTIGFIAKRTGNAVSLIRYYANEGLIPSVRTSGGNRAFPRSVIRRVSFILIAQNMGYSLAQIKHLLSTLPENRTPTQTDWAKLSTVFNQHIEAKIAALSSLKTSLEGCIGCGCLSLERCKLYNTDDKVAAQGNGAQLLDENVQSQFLSSHKK; this is translated from the coding sequence ATGGCACCAGAACCCTTGGTAACTATTGGTTTTATAGCGAAACGCACTGGTAACGCTGTCTCATTAATTCGTTATTACGCGAACGAAGGACTTATTCCTTCTGTGCGAACGAGTGGCGGAAACAGAGCATTCCCTCGTTCTGTTATTCGCAGAGTTTCTTTTATTTTGATTGCGCAAAACATGGGGTATTCCCTAGCGCAAATAAAGCATCTTCTGTCTACGCTGCCTGAAAACAGAACGCCGACGCAGACCGATTGGGCAAAGCTAAGCACAGTGTTTAACCAACATATCGAAGCTAAAATTGCCGCATTGAGCAGTCTAAAAACGTCATTAGAAGGCTGTATTGGTTGCGGATGTTTGTCATTAGAGCGCTGTAAGCTTTACAATACCGACGACAAAGTGGCGGCCCAAGGCAATGGCGCCCAATTGCTCGATGAAAACGTACAATCTCAGTTTTTAAGTTCACACAAAAAGTAG
- a CDS encoding DUF3718 domain-containing protein: MKLSTFAVALTLSVAATQTFAKDVVLKPINDNIETQACLTAAKEGFGPALRLIRANGFNAEEFSASVRCNGESLRTFAYMYKNNKATENAKTVALVAKNQDVASQACLEALSVGKDAALAKFGLEGENIICNHKEMSDFVRQYSVENVVVRTSAE; the protein is encoded by the coding sequence ATGAAACTGTCTACTTTCGCTGTCGCTTTAACGTTATCTGTTGCTGCTACTCAAACTTTCGCAAAAGATGTAGTACTAAAGCCAATTAACGACAACATCGAAACACAAGCGTGTTTAACTGCGGCCAAAGAAGGTTTCGGCCCTGCGTTACGCCTTATTCGTGCAAATGGTTTTAATGCTGAAGAGTTCAGTGCATCTGTGCGTTGTAACGGCGAATCACTTCGCACGTTTGCTTATATGTATAAAAACAACAAGGCCACTGAAAATGCAAAAACGGTTGCTCTTGTTGCTAAGAACCAAGACGTAGCATCACAAGCGTGTTTAGAAGCGCTTTCTGTAGGTAAAGATGCTGCACTAGCAAAATTTGGTTTGGAAGGTGAAAATATCATCTGCAATCACAAAGAAATGTCTGACTTCGTTCGTCAATACAGTGTAGAAAACGTAGTAGTTCGCACGTCAGCTGAATAA
- the rlmF gene encoding 23S rRNA (adenine(1618)-N(6))-methyltransferase RlmF has translation MHPKNLHKNGYPMDALCQSYPALEPFLVSTKNGSVSINFADPQAVKMLNAALLHHYYRLDYWNIPDGYLCPPVPGRADYIHGIADLIRTTGANGKNTQDQSIRGLDIGVGANAIYPIIGVTSYDWSFVGSDIDDASVKSASAIANKNSVLANKFSVRKQANTSHIFKGVVHENERFTFSMCNPPFHKSAQEALSGTRRKTSNLLRNKQKRSGKTVADREKQSTMRHPNKPTHKGPVNEMHNARLNFAGKANELWCEGGELAFIQRMVKESVLVKDNIQWFTCLVSKSAHLKAIKTSINYYEAAQCKVVDMGQGSKISRFIAWAF, from the coding sequence ATGCATCCAAAAAATCTCCACAAGAACGGCTATCCAATGGATGCCCTGTGCCAGTCATATCCCGCACTTGAGCCGTTTTTGGTCAGTACTAAAAATGGCTCGGTAAGTATCAATTTTGCTGATCCACAGGCCGTAAAGATGCTTAATGCAGCTTTGCTCCATCACTATTATCGCCTGGACTATTGGAATATTCCTGATGGATACCTGTGCCCTCCAGTGCCCGGTAGAGCAGATTATATTCATGGCATTGCTGACTTAATTAGGACAACGGGCGCCAATGGAAAAAATACGCAGGACCAAAGCATACGTGGGTTAGACATCGGCGTGGGCGCCAATGCTATTTATCCTATTATTGGGGTTACGTCATATGATTGGTCGTTTGTAGGCAGTGATATCGACGATGCTTCAGTGAAAAGTGCTAGCGCTATAGCCAATAAAAATAGTGTATTGGCCAACAAGTTCAGCGTTCGAAAACAAGCCAATACTTCACATATTTTTAAGGGGGTTGTTCATGAAAACGAACGTTTTACCTTCTCTATGTGCAATCCGCCATTTCATAAGTCTGCGCAGGAAGCGTTGTCGGGTACGCGCCGAAAAACGTCAAATCTACTTCGTAATAAACAAAAACGAAGCGGTAAAACAGTTGCCGATAGAGAGAAGCAAAGCACAATGCGCCACCCAAATAAGCCGACGCATAAGGGGCCTGTAAATGAAATGCACAATGCTCGCTTAAACTTTGCAGGAAAAGCCAATGAATTGTGGTGTGAAGGCGGAGAACTCGCGTTTATTCAACGCATGGTAAAAGAGAGTGTTTTGGTAAAAGACAATATTCAGTGGTTTACCTGTTTGGTATCAAAAAGCGCCCATTTAAAAGCCATTAAAACCAGTATTAACTATTATGAAGCCGCGCAGTGCAAGGTAGTTGATATGGGGCAGGGCAGTAAAATAAGTCGTTTTATTGCATGGGCGTTCTAA
- a CDS encoding ABC transporter substrate-binding protein encodes MKRCVYFALLLLAMLSMNSLAHTTIKWGTDHWTGYTDYDGSGFYNELMRSIYPEPDFILDVQYYPWKRSLKYISQASIDMTGAVHITSTLYHSRRPIIIDRVVMVSRKQDALNIQLLNKKLGAYRSGYEDMVFYPYLSSAIMGVEVQDSHKGIALLSKEKVDFYVGADSMVQQALEARDDKAEFEISEIGQFELYWSFAKNPKGLALKNRFDQQLDVLREQGVLAQLYYKYDLTMPF; translated from the coding sequence ATGAAACGTTGTGTTTATTTTGCTCTGTTGCTTTTGGCGATGCTAAGCATGAATTCACTCGCGCACACAACAATTAAGTGGGGAACAGATCATTGGACAGGTTACACCGATTATGATGGAAGTGGCTTTTACAATGAGCTTATGCGAAGCATTTACCCTGAGCCTGACTTTATATTGGACGTACAGTATTATCCGTGGAAGCGCTCGCTGAAATATATCTCACAAGCCTCAATCGATATGACGGGCGCTGTACACATCACCTCAACACTTTATCATTCTCGCCGGCCTATTATTATTGACAGAGTTGTGATGGTCAGTAGAAAGCAAGACGCGCTTAACATTCAGTTGCTGAATAAAAAACTGGGGGCGTACAGGTCTGGGTATGAAGACATGGTGTTTTACCCCTATTTGTCTAGTGCCATCATGGGCGTTGAAGTTCAAGACTCGCACAAAGGTATCGCTCTGTTATCTAAAGAAAAAGTCGATTTTTATGTTGGTGCGGATAGTATGGTTCAACAAGCTTTAGAAGCGCGAGACGACAAGGCTGAGTTCGAAATCTCCGAAATTGGTCAGTTTGAGCTGTATTGGTCATTTGCAAAGAACCCGAAAGGCTTAGCGCTAAAAAATAGGTTCGACCAACAGCTAGATGTATTGCGCGAGCAAGGTGTTCTCGCGCAACTGTATTATAAGTACGATCTAACCATGCCATTTTAA
- a CDS encoding PaaX family transcriptional regulator, translating into MQLKKETKPTARKLLLKLLGSRDNIQMNAGAAVRVGALFGISENNIRVTLTRLQSAQLITLVERGYYKLGDKGMRFAREIHQWREDENGLVSWQNDWVVAQTSTFPKSDKKQLRTNERALKLVGMRKLVNDTYIRPNNFVGGTVEIRNKLHTLGLSNKALVFSASDFDNKTQSKAMGLWRHLNLETLYEEGCNEIEVSLARLPSLSLEDATKESYVIGDRALYHLVFDPLLPAPLVDVTMRERYRNLVKRYDDVGAQIWHRYLDQS; encoded by the coding sequence TTGCAACTTAAAAAAGAAACAAAGCCTACAGCACGAAAGCTATTGTTAAAGCTGCTAGGCTCACGAGATAACATTCAAATGAACGCGGGTGCAGCCGTTAGAGTAGGGGCACTGTTTGGTATTTCTGAAAACAACATTCGCGTAACGCTCACCCGTTTGCAGTCTGCACAACTTATCACTTTGGTTGAACGGGGTTATTACAAGCTGGGCGATAAAGGCATGCGTTTTGCCAGGGAAATACATCAGTGGCGAGAAGATGAAAACGGACTTGTGTCTTGGCAAAACGATTGGGTAGTGGCCCAAACCAGCACGTTTCCTAAAAGCGATAAAAAGCAGCTGAGAACTAATGAACGTGCACTTAAGCTGGTGGGTATGAGAAAGCTTGTAAACGATACCTATATAAGGCCTAACAATTTTGTGGGCGGCACGGTCGAGATCAGGAATAAACTTCATACACTCGGCTTATCGAACAAAGCGCTAGTATTTAGTGCTAGCGATTTTGACAATAAAACACAAAGTAAGGCGATGGGGCTGTGGCGTCACCTGAATTTAGAGACGCTTTACGAAGAGGGATGCAACGAAATAGAGGTGTCTCTTGCCCGATTACCGTCGTTATCTCTTGAAGATGCAACAAAAGAGTCTTATGTCATAGGAGATAGGGCATTGTACCACTTGGTTTTTGACCCTTTGTTGCCAGCGCCACTTGTTGATGTGACGATGCGTGAACGTTATCGCAACCTTGTGAAACGGTACGATGACGTTGGCGCACAAATATGGCATCGCTATTTGGACCAAAGTTAG
- the betA gene encoding choline dehydrogenase encodes MQTFDYIIVGAGSAGCVLANRLSENPKHNVLLLETGGSDKSIFIKMPTALSIPMNTDKYAWQFNTEKEPYLNNREMHCPRGKVLGGSSSINGMVYVRGHAKDFDEWEAHGAKGWNYQACLPYFQKAETWYKGNDAYRGGNGELGVNNGNEMKNPLYTAFIKAGEQAGYDITSDYNGKQQEGFGPMHMTVKDGVRSSTSREYLDPVKSRKNLSIVTGALVTKVVLEDKVAKGVEYVVNGKTETASTSNEVILSAGSIGSPHILQLSGIGDKDVLERAGIEVKHHLPGVGQNLQDHLEFYFQYKCKQPITLNRKLGLVSKGLIGARWLLSRSGLGATNHFESCAFIRSKADVEWPDIQYHFLPAAIRYDGKSAFDGDGFQVHVGHNKPKSRGSVTVQSANPTVPPKILFNYLQHPDDIEGFRACVRLTREIIAQSAFDDFRDGEIQPGEHIQTDEEIDAFVREAVESAYHPSCSCKMGEDDMAVVDSNTSVHGIEGLRVVDSSIFPTIPNGNLNAPTIMVAEKAADIILGNPALPILNVPVDIHPHWQTAQR; translated from the coding sequence ATGCAGACATTTGATTACATTATCGTTGGAGCAGGTTCTGCTGGTTGTGTGCTAGCAAACCGCTTATCAGAAAACCCAAAGCACAACGTGTTGCTACTGGAAACCGGTGGCTCAGATAAAAGCATTTTTATTAAGATGCCAACGGCGCTGTCTATTCCTATGAATACCGACAAATATGCGTGGCAATTCAACACAGAAAAAGAGCCCTATTTAAACAACCGTGAAATGCACTGCCCCCGCGGCAAAGTGTTGGGCGGCTCGTCATCCATTAATGGAATGGTGTATGTACGCGGTCACGCCAAAGACTTCGACGAATGGGAAGCACACGGCGCAAAAGGTTGGAACTACCAAGCCTGCCTACCCTATTTCCAAAAAGCAGAAACCTGGTACAAAGGCAATGACGCTTACCGGGGTGGCAATGGTGAACTCGGCGTTAACAACGGTAACGAAATGAAGAACCCCCTTTATACGGCCTTCATTAAAGCCGGTGAACAAGCGGGTTACGACATCACTAGCGATTATAACGGCAAGCAACAAGAAGGCTTCGGCCCTATGCATATGACCGTGAAAGACGGTGTACGCAGTTCAACAAGCCGTGAATATCTTGACCCGGTAAAGTCGCGTAAGAATTTAAGTATAGTGACGGGCGCGCTGGTTACTAAAGTCGTGCTGGAAGATAAAGTCGCAAAAGGCGTTGAATATGTAGTTAACGGTAAAACTGAAACCGCCAGTACGTCTAATGAAGTGATTTTAAGTGCCGGCTCTATTGGCTCGCCACATATCCTGCAGCTTTCTGGTATTGGCGATAAAGACGTGCTTGAAAGAGCGGGTATTGAAGTTAAACACCATCTGCCGGGTGTAGGCCAAAACCTGCAAGACCACTTAGAGTTTTATTTCCAGTACAAGTGCAAGCAGCCCATTACGCTTAACCGTAAGCTCGGCCTAGTTTCAAAAGGCTTGATAGGCGCTCGCTGGTTGCTTAGCCGTTCTGGCTTAGGCGCTACGAATCACTTCGAATCTTGTGCATTTATTCGTTCGAAAGCAGATGTAGAGTGGCCTGATATACAGTATCACTTCTTACCTGCAGCAATTCGCTATGACGGTAAGTCAGCATTTGATGGCGATGGTTTTCAAGTGCACGTCGGCCACAACAAACCTAAAAGCAGAGGTAGCGTAACCGTTCAGTCGGCTAACCCGACGGTTCCGCCTAAAATTTTGTTTAACTACTTGCAACATCCAGATGATATCGAAGGGTTTAGAGCTTGCGTAAGACTTACACGAGAAATCATCGCACAGTCAGCATTCGACGATTTCAGAGACGGCGAAATTCAGCCCGGCGAGCACATTCAGACGGATGAAGAAATAGACGCTTTTGTACGTGAAGCCGTTGAGAGCGCTTACCATCCGTCGTGTTCATGCAAAATGGGTGAAGACGACATGGCAGTCGTCGATTCGAACACCAGTGTGCATGGTATTGAGGGACTGCGTGTGGTGGACTCGTCTATCTTCCCCACCATTCCGAACGGTAACCTAAATGCGCCAACTATTATGGTGGCTGAAAAGGCAGCAGACATCATTCTGGGTAACCCCGCTTTGCCGATACTCAATGTGCCGGTAGATATTCATCCTCACTGGCAAACAGCGCAACGCTAG
- a CDS encoding choline transporter — MTVWLSAGIIFTLLSVAYILFKWGNMKVVGVTPVRTFTFIAILFTSGLDVGLIMFPLTEFAGYADISASPEYDFTNPLAIEFGFWGFLIWGFYFLTCFYFCVIEPKVKFFEVPVVKFVNNVIIIGTCAFTAFLLLSNLPWYLPSIGDGESVVPAFYLIVFAAIAFAVYSSTSIKYVRILSLTTTWVFIALIVGMWAAAFVFGESEITAYFANLGLIGGYFSNLDNFVLPLNEYHEFYLFWWFSWSIMIGQFTSRFVGGLKTYQVMLAMMVIPSIPIAAWFSVLYHYHSAGIPTEGITNMAMVFVGIVFVINSLDSLIRLYTDNLNMTVERIGKGNYVAFNFVALSLLTLLFKLDFLQIQWVGALVIGVFFSCFAFILSNKFKSVTEIRTSPKENTIDFTKIENLN, encoded by the coding sequence ATGACAGTATGGCTCAGTGCAGGCATTATTTTCACTCTACTTTCAGTAGCCTACATTCTATTTAAATGGGGTAATATGAAAGTGGTAGGCGTCACGCCAGTGAGAACCTTTACCTTTATTGCTATTCTTTTTACCTCAGGTTTGGATGTGGGCCTCATCATGTTTCCACTTACTGAGTTTGCTGGTTATGCTGATATAAGCGCAAGTCCTGAATATGATTTCACCAATCCACTCGCCATTGAGTTTGGATTTTGGGGTTTCTTAATTTGGGGGTTCTACTTTCTTACTTGTTTTTATTTCTGCGTAATTGAGCCGAAAGTAAAGTTCTTCGAAGTTCCTGTTGTTAAATTCGTAAATAATGTAATCATCATCGGAACCTGTGCTTTCACAGCGTTCTTACTTCTGTCTAACCTTCCATGGTATTTACCGTCAATAGGCGACGGTGAATCAGTCGTTCCTGCGTTTTATCTAATTGTATTTGCAGCTATAGCCTTCGCGGTATATTCAAGCACTAGTATTAAATACGTGCGTATTTTAAGCCTTACAACCACATGGGTTTTTATTGCCTTAATTGTTGGCATGTGGGCCGCGGCATTTGTTTTTGGTGAAAGTGAGATAACGGCTTATTTTGCTAACCTCGGCCTTATTGGCGGTTACTTTTCAAACCTCGATAATTTCGTACTTCCCCTTAATGAATATCACGAATTCTATCTGTTCTGGTGGTTTAGCTGGAGTATCATGATAGGCCAGTTTACGTCTCGCTTCGTGGGTGGCCTAAAGACTTACCAAGTTATGCTAGCTATGATGGTTATTCCATCTATTCCTATCGCGGCATGGTTTTCAGTACTGTATCATTATCACAGCGCAGGGATCCCTACAGAAGGAATTACAAATATGGCGATGGTATTTGTAGGAATTGTCTTTGTCATCAATTCCCTTGATTCACTTATAAGGCTTTATACCGACAACCTGAATATGACCGTTGAGCGCATTGGCAAGGGTAATTATGTTGCGTTCAATTTTGTCGCCCTTTCGCTGCTTACGCTTTTATTCAAACTAGATTTCCTGCAGATCCAGTGGGTAGGCGCTCTCGTCATTGGTGTATTTTTTAGCTGCTTTGCGTTCATATTAAGCAACAAATTTAAATCCGTTACCGAAATTCGAACGTCTCCGAAAGAGAACACCATAGACTTCACAAAAATTGAAAACCTAAACTAA
- a CDS encoding VOC family protein: protein MTEAYLEHTNITVENPDALASLLCTLFGWTVRWRGGAKNDGYTVHVGNNKDYLALYRPKVIKDIESNYETLANINHIGIVVPDLAEVEKRVLSLNFDTYSHGDYEPGRRFYFMAQRNIEIEVVSYL, encoded by the coding sequence ATGACAGAGGCTTACTTAGAGCACACAAATATCACCGTTGAAAACCCTGATGCGTTGGCAAGCTTGCTTTGCACATTATTTGGTTGGACCGTTAGGTGGCGCGGTGGCGCGAAAAATGACGGCTATACCGTGCATGTAGGAAACAACAAAGACTACTTAGCACTTTACAGGCCCAAGGTGATTAAAGACATAGAAAGCAACTATGAAACGTTGGCAAACATTAATCATATAGGCATTGTAGTGCCCGACTTAGCTGAGGTGGAAAAACGCGTTCTATCACTTAATTTTGACACCTACAGTCACGGCGATTATGAACCCGGCAGACGTTTTTATTTTATGGCCCAGCGAAACATAGAAATTGAGGTAGTTTCTTACCTTTAG
- a CDS encoding M24 family metallopeptidase: MKKIILFVLMLYSLSTLATPVLSMKERSKLIDNILEQRFSDVLPRIMAREGIDMWVLMSREYNEDPVLKTMLPSTWVSARRHTMLVIYDPGNGQPLERLAVARYAVGALFEKAWDKEAQPNQWKALKQIIETRNPSKIAINVSEAFALADGMSSTEYKKFMAVLSDDLKSRVVSGEKLAVGWLETRSELEMKHYPVLTQIGHSLISTAFSNEVITPNVTTTDDVVWWLRDQTRALGLTNWFHPTVSIQRQDSEVFNQVAAFSKRPGENVIQPGDLIHVDFGITYLRLNTDQQQHAYVLKPGENDAPLSLKKALKNGNHLQDILTSNFKVGRTGNAILSMSRQQAIDQGITPAIYTHPLGFHGHAAGPTIGMWDAQEGVPVKGDYPMFEKTAYSIELNAASYIEEWNKEVRIMLEEDAFFDGEKVIYLDGRQTKFHLIHPAEKQ; the protein is encoded by the coding sequence ATGAAAAAAATTATTCTTTTTGTGCTTATGCTTTATTCACTCTCGACACTCGCTACTCCCGTGCTTTCGATGAAAGAAAGAAGCAAGTTAATCGACAACATTCTAGAACAACGTTTTAGTGACGTGTTACCGCGGATAATGGCGCGAGAAGGCATCGACATGTGGGTGCTAATGTCCAGAGAATATAATGAAGATCCTGTTTTAAAAACCATGCTGCCGTCTACATGGGTATCTGCAAGACGTCATACCATGCTCGTTATTTATGATCCTGGAAACGGTCAACCTCTTGAACGCCTTGCGGTAGCAAGGTATGCGGTAGGTGCACTGTTTGAAAAAGCGTGGGATAAGGAAGCACAACCTAATCAATGGAAAGCGTTAAAACAGATTATCGAAACGCGTAACCCCTCAAAAATTGCAATTAATGTATCTGAGGCATTTGCACTTGCTGACGGTATGTCCTCTACCGAATATAAAAAGTTTATGGCCGTACTTTCAGACGACCTAAAAAGTCGTGTTGTGAGTGGCGAAAAACTTGCCGTAGGGTGGCTTGAAACCCGCAGTGAACTTGAAATGAAGCATTATCCAGTGCTTACCCAAATTGGACACTCACTGATTTCCACAGCGTTTTCAAACGAAGTAATTACCCCCAACGTGACCACTACTGACGACGTAGTGTGGTGGCTGCGCGATCAAACTCGCGCACTAGGACTCACCAACTGGTTCCACCCCACTGTTTCAATTCAACGTCAAGACAGTGAAGTATTTAATCAGGTTGCAGCATTTAGCAAACGGCCAGGAGAAAATGTTATTCAGCCAGGCGATTTAATTCACGTTGACTTCGGTATTACCTACCTTCGACTTAACACTGACCAACAGCAACATGCGTATGTATTAAAACCAGGTGAAAATGATGCGCCTTTGTCTCTGAAAAAGGCTTTAAAAAACGGTAACCATTTACAAGACATTTTAACGAGTAACTTTAAAGTAGGAAGAACAGGCAACGCCATTTTAAGCATGTCACGACAGCAGGCTATTGACCAAGGCATTACGCCGGCTATTTATACCCATCCGCTTGGTTTTCACGGGCACGCTGCAGGCCCAACTATCGGAATGTGGGACGCACAAGAAGGCGTGCCAGTTAAAGGTGACTACCCGATGTTCGAAAAAACAGCCTATTCCATAGAACTCAACGCAGCCAGCTATATTGAAGAATGGAATAAAGAGGTACGAATTATGCTGGAAGAAGATGCGTTTTTTGATGGAGAGAAAGTAATTTATCTAGATGGAAGGCAGACCAAATTTCACCTAATTCACCCTGCTGAAAAACAATAA
- a CDS encoding acyl-CoA dehydrogenase family protein, with the protein MTSSNRFVTHVVENQPTPLSDYNLWQDDALLRALVNQQLPLNHQHDIGLLHRYGQLAGKALMEHGELANKNKPTLHTFDRYGRRIDDVEFHPSYHALMESAMQHNVHNYSWKHEGIEGAHTIRAALMYMHYQAESGTSCPLTMTHAAIPAMRYANHLPPYYLDKVIHGVYDPRTLPAIEKQGITIGMGMTEKQGGSDVRRNTTTAAKQADGSYHIVGHKFFFSAPMCDAHLILAQAKGGLSCFLLPRVLENGELNNVRIQRLKDKLGDWSNASSEVEFQEATAYLIGEEGRGVPVIIDMVSLTRLDCMIGSSALMRQSLVHALHHVSHRDAFGKTLVNQPLMQNVLADLTIECAAATALTMRVAKAVDNASSNSHEAALARLATAIGKYWICKRTPMFVNEAQECLGGIGYVEENPMPRYYRQAPLNSIWEGSGNVQCLDVLRALAKEPNIKAALFNELNTQTGKNKHYDIHLGQLFDTLNDTQNMEVRSRYLTEQMALALQACSLLANDNVCIDIAHTFCESRLGNVCGFALGTLPDTAAFEKIISLGQVSYG; encoded by the coding sequence ATGACTTCATCAAACCGATTTGTTACTCACGTTGTAGAAAACCAGCCGACTCCCCTTTCCGACTATAACCTGTGGCAAGATGACGCATTACTTCGCGCGTTAGTAAACCAACAATTACCGTTAAATCACCAGCATGATATAGGCCTTTTACACCGTTACGGCCAACTTGCAGGTAAAGCACTTATGGAACACGGAGAGCTCGCTAATAAGAATAAGCCAACTCTCCACACATTCGATCGCTACGGCCGCCGCATTGACGATGTTGAATTTCACCCCAGCTATCACGCGCTTATGGAAAGTGCGATGCAGCACAATGTACATAACTATTCATGGAAACATGAAGGTATCGAAGGCGCACATACCATCCGAGCAGCCCTAATGTATATGCATTACCAGGCTGAGTCTGGCACGTCTTGCCCACTAACTATGACCCACGCAGCAATACCGGCCATGCGGTACGCAAATCACTTACCGCCCTACTACTTAGATAAAGTCATTCACGGTGTTTACGACCCTCGCACATTACCCGCTATTGAGAAACAAGGGATTACAATTGGTATGGGTATGACTGAGAAGCAAGGTGGATCGGATGTAAGGCGTAATACCACTACAGCGGCGAAACAGGCTGATGGAAGTTACCATATTGTCGGGCACAAGTTCTTTTTCTCAGCCCCTATGTGCGACGCGCATCTTATACTTGCGCAAGCCAAAGGCGGGCTAAGCTGCTTTTTGCTACCAAGAGTGTTAGAAAACGGTGAACTGAATAACGTTCGAATTCAGCGTTTGAAGGACAAGTTAGGCGACTGGAGCAACGCGTCCTCTGAGGTTGAATTTCAAGAAGCTACAGCATATCTAATTGGCGAAGAGGGCCGCGGTGTGCCGGTGATCATAGATATGGTGTCGCTTACCCGGTTAGACTGCATGATAGGCTCGTCAGCACTTATGAGGCAGTCGCTGGTACATGCTTTACACCACGTTAGCCATCGCGATGCATTCGGCAAAACCTTGGTCAATCAGCCCCTAATGCAAAATGTGCTGGCTGACCTCACCATTGAGTGCGCAGCAGCTACCGCGCTTACTATGCGTGTAGCCAAAGCGGTTGACAATGCATCGAGCAATAGCCATGAAGCGGCACTTGCTAGGCTGGCTACGGCAATAGGAAAATACTGGATTTGTAAGCGTACACCGATGTTTGTTAACGAAGCACAAGAATGTTTAGGGGGTATTGGTTACGTTGAAGAAAACCCTATGCCCCGCTACTACCGCCAAGCCCCGCTTAATTCCATATGGGAAGGCAGCGGAAACGTGCAATGCTTGGATGTTCTTCGGGCACTGGCCAAAGAGCCTAACATTAAAGCCGCTTTGTTCAACGAACTAAATACACAAACAGGCAAAAATAAGCACTACGATATTCATCTTGGTCAGCTATTTGACACACTTAACGACACGCAGAATATGGAAGTGCGTAGTCGTTATTTGACAGAACAAATGGCGCTAGCGCTGCAAGCATGCTCTCTGCTTGCCAACGACAATGTCTGTATCGACATTGCCCATACGTTCTGTGAATCAAGGCTTGGCAACGTGTGTGGGTTTGCTTTGGGTACATTACCCGACACTGCAGCGTTTGAAAAAATCATCTCGTTGGGGCAGGTTTCGTATGGCTAA